In the Wyeomyia smithii strain HCP4-BCI-WySm-NY-G18 chromosome 2, ASM2978416v1, whole genome shotgun sequence genome, one interval contains:
- the LOC129721701 gene encoding uncharacterized protein LOC129721701 isoform X2, with the protein MKPMKRLRHVGWCAFIIVAAQATILAHATESSSATTENSAGYQTLDNNPQQNLYSTHELTAAATAAALTTASRGAISSTAVPKVQRKRGSAGKKSVIVSQPTDNVNNSRESLSHEGSEPVVYVSDTAGYIPLTSIQAGHPRVPSAYGSDLDSSWRPDPWDRDYNRRYRFNNTRVQHIEAECQDDYMKIRIGFNGSFNGLLYSSGYAYDPDCMYINGSGRDYYEFLIQLNRCGTLGKNANGDDSRKNPTKNFMWNTVTVQYNPLIEEEFDEHFKVTCEYGYDFWKTVTFPFLDVEVATGNPVVFTLSPPECYMEIRNGYGTSGARVTGPVRVGDPLTLIIYMRSKYDGFDLVVNDCFAHNGANKRIQLIDEYGCPVDDKLISRFRGSWTDGSLFETQIYAYMKTFRFTGSPALYIECDVRMCHGRCPSQPCHWRNLKGITKREAQQETNSTLSDNISLFQSLRVLQEEDDDQKEKEQTATAAKPQDMSETCLKTSVLSAMLATCCVVLCILSGSLLAACAKLRYRKKDEAFFNAYVGHKAQLD; encoded by the exons GCAACTATTTTAGCTCACGCAACTGAAAGTTCCAGTGCAACAACAGAAAATTCGGCTGGATACCAAACGCTGGACAATAATCCTCAACAAAATTTGTACAGCACACATGAATTGACGGCTGCTGCGACTGCCGCAGCGCTAACCACTGCCAGCCGAGGCGCGATTTCTTCTACGGCGGTTCCGAAGGTTCAACGAAAACGGGGTAGCGCCGGAAAG AAAAGTGTCATCGTCAGCCAACCGACCGACAACGTAAATAATTCCCGCGAATCACTTTCCCACGAGGGCAGCGAACCG GTTGTTTATGTCTCCGATACGGCCGGCTACATTCCGTTGACGTCAATACAGGCTGGCCACCCCCGGGTACCATCGGCGTACGGGAGCGATCTGGACTCCTCTTGGCGCCCTGATCCTTGGGATCGAGATTATAATCGGCGCTATCGATTCAATAATACCCGTGTGCAAC ATATCGAAGCAGAGTGTCAAGATGACTACATGAAAATTCGCATCGGTTTTAATGGTTCTTTCAATGGACTTCTCTATTCATCAG GTTACGCGTACGATCCGGATTGCATGTACATCAACGGATCAGGACGTGATTACTACGAGTTTTTAATTCAACTGAACCGCTGTGGAACGCTAGGGAAGAACGCCAATGGCGATGACAGCCGCAAAAATCCAACG AAAAATTTCATGTGGAATACCGTGACAGTGCAGTACAATCCACTCATCGAGGAAGAATTCGACGAGCACTTCAAGGTGACTTGCGAGTACGGGTACGACTTTTGGAAAACCGTAACATTTCCGTTTCTTGACGTTGA AGTCGCCACCGGAAACCCCGTAGTATTCACCCTAAGCCCACCGGAATGCTACATGGAAATCCGAAATGGATACGGCACAAGTGGAGCCCGAGTAACCGGCCCCGTTCGGGTAGGCGATCCTCTAACCCTGATAATTTACATGAGAAGCAAGTATGACGGTTTCGATTTAGTAGTAAATGATTGCTTTGCCCACAATGGAGCGAACAAGCGAATACAACTGATTGATGAATATGG ATGCCCCGTGGACGACAAACTTATATCTCGCTTTCGTGGCAGCTGGACCGATGGAAGTCTTTTTGAGACGCAGATTTACGCCTATATGAAGACATTCCGTTTCACAGGCTCACCTGCTCTTTATATCGAATGTGACGTTCGAATGTGTCACGGGCGATGTCCA AGCCAACCCTGTCATTGGAGAAATCTGAAAGGTATCACCAAACGAGAGGCGCAGCAGGAAACCAACTCTACGCTGTCAGATAATATAAGCTTATTCCAGTCGCTACGGGTTCTCCAAGAAGAAGATGACGATCAGAAGGAGAAAGAGCaaactgctactgctgcta AACCGCAAGATATGTCTGAAACGTGTTTGAAGACTTCCGTGCTCTCCGCCATGTTGGCAACATGTTGCGTTGTGCTGTGCATCCTCTCCGGTTCCCTGTTAGCAGCGTGTGCCAAGCTTAGGTATCGAAAAAAGGATGAAGCTTTTTTTAATGCCTACGTGGGACACAAAGCTCAACTCGATTAG
- the LOC129721701 gene encoding uncharacterized protein LOC129721701 isoform X1: protein MKPMKRLRHVGWCAFIIVAAQATILAHATESSSATTENSAGYQTLDNNPQQNLYSTHELTAAATAAALTTASRGAISSTAVPKVQRKRGSAGKKSVIVSQPTDNVNNSRESLSHEGSEPQVVYVSDTAGYIPLTSIQAGHPRVPSAYGSDLDSSWRPDPWDRDYNRRYRFNNTRVQHIEAECQDDYMKIRIGFNGSFNGLLYSSGYAYDPDCMYINGSGRDYYEFLIQLNRCGTLGKNANGDDSRKNPTKNFMWNTVTVQYNPLIEEEFDEHFKVTCEYGYDFWKTVTFPFLDVEVATGNPVVFTLSPPECYMEIRNGYGTSGARVTGPVRVGDPLTLIIYMRSKYDGFDLVVNDCFAHNGANKRIQLIDEYGCPVDDKLISRFRGSWTDGSLFETQIYAYMKTFRFTGSPALYIECDVRMCHGRCPSQPCHWRNLKGITKREAQQETNSTLSDNISLFQSLRVLQEEDDDQKEKEQTATAAKPQDMSETCLKTSVLSAMLATCCVVLCILSGSLLAACAKLRYRKKDEAFFNAYVGHKAQLD from the exons GCAACTATTTTAGCTCACGCAACTGAAAGTTCCAGTGCAACAACAGAAAATTCGGCTGGATACCAAACGCTGGACAATAATCCTCAACAAAATTTGTACAGCACACATGAATTGACGGCTGCTGCGACTGCCGCAGCGCTAACCACTGCCAGCCGAGGCGCGATTTCTTCTACGGCGGTTCCGAAGGTTCAACGAAAACGGGGTAGCGCCGGAAAG AAAAGTGTCATCGTCAGCCAACCGACCGACAACGTAAATAATTCCCGCGAATCACTTTCCCACGAGGGCAGCGAACCG CAGGTTGTTTATGTCTCCGATACGGCCGGCTACATTCCGTTGACGTCAATACAGGCTGGCCACCCCCGGGTACCATCGGCGTACGGGAGCGATCTGGACTCCTCTTGGCGCCCTGATCCTTGGGATCGAGATTATAATCGGCGCTATCGATTCAATAATACCCGTGTGCAAC ATATCGAAGCAGAGTGTCAAGATGACTACATGAAAATTCGCATCGGTTTTAATGGTTCTTTCAATGGACTTCTCTATTCATCAG GTTACGCGTACGATCCGGATTGCATGTACATCAACGGATCAGGACGTGATTACTACGAGTTTTTAATTCAACTGAACCGCTGTGGAACGCTAGGGAAGAACGCCAATGGCGATGACAGCCGCAAAAATCCAACG AAAAATTTCATGTGGAATACCGTGACAGTGCAGTACAATCCACTCATCGAGGAAGAATTCGACGAGCACTTCAAGGTGACTTGCGAGTACGGGTACGACTTTTGGAAAACCGTAACATTTCCGTTTCTTGACGTTGA AGTCGCCACCGGAAACCCCGTAGTATTCACCCTAAGCCCACCGGAATGCTACATGGAAATCCGAAATGGATACGGCACAAGTGGAGCCCGAGTAACCGGCCCCGTTCGGGTAGGCGATCCTCTAACCCTGATAATTTACATGAGAAGCAAGTATGACGGTTTCGATTTAGTAGTAAATGATTGCTTTGCCCACAATGGAGCGAACAAGCGAATACAACTGATTGATGAATATGG ATGCCCCGTGGACGACAAACTTATATCTCGCTTTCGTGGCAGCTGGACCGATGGAAGTCTTTTTGAGACGCAGATTTACGCCTATATGAAGACATTCCGTTTCACAGGCTCACCTGCTCTTTATATCGAATGTGACGTTCGAATGTGTCACGGGCGATGTCCA AGCCAACCCTGTCATTGGAGAAATCTGAAAGGTATCACCAAACGAGAGGCGCAGCAGGAAACCAACTCTACGCTGTCAGATAATATAAGCTTATTCCAGTCGCTACGGGTTCTCCAAGAAGAAGATGACGATCAGAAGGAGAAAGAGCaaactgctactgctgcta AACCGCAAGATATGTCTGAAACGTGTTTGAAGACTTCCGTGCTCTCCGCCATGTTGGCAACATGTTGCGTTGTGCTGTGCATCCTCTCCGGTTCCCTGTTAGCAGCGTGTGCCAAGCTTAGGTATCGAAAAAAGGATGAAGCTTTTTTTAATGCCTACGTGGGACACAAAGCTCAACTCGATTAG
- the LOC129721702 gene encoding sodium channel protein Nach-like translates to MMQLAWIRFKNTPTITTIETTSYPIWNIPFPAVTICNINKIDKSRVKNLTDQLMTKGLTLDEANQLLVSMSSLVNFESSFPSALEHEKLLGQLGENPASMLLKLNQPCDQLIKYCYWLGAEVPCSKYFQVTKTHVGFCCSFNADKSMYVGQKANSRNTGPVNIRLSGAGKHVGLSVTVDIQPGNYMAPIKSFYGAEVFVHNPQDFPADSDFEDTLQPGWDVDLCVTPLPISSSSSLRRVPLEQRQCFMENEGKLQSNSQFSLNLCMSECRLRTIIRLCKCVPFFYADFNITEAENVPLCTLQSVDCLRHFRKYFYSLRPPPGVSGQQEANMNLGMDCDCMPSCKFLNYNVQSIASKRKPGSLNSSYFGGRNVTNYATLHVHFKDLYCVKYRREAFMTWDSLLAAFGGILGLCMGGSVLSIVELLYYFTVKPFTLYQLGVQEKQLAETTKPPFYRRKHTACRMFNPPRYPIGYFERKNVIFREKMYEKVRKRITAFKQQQQTLQPALVIPVFEGNRHRNELGLEFVY, encoded by the exons ATGATGCAACTGGCCTGGATACGATTTAAAAACACTCCAACGATCACCACAATCGAAACCACGTCGTACCCGATTTGGAACATTCCTTTTCCGGCTGTAACAATTTGCAATATAAACAAAATAGACAAAAGtcgagtgaaaaatttgaccgaCCAGTT aatgacAAAGGGCCTCACACTTGACGAAGCTAATCAACTGCTGGTTTCCATGTCCAGTTTGGTGAACTTCGAATCATCCTTTCCGTCCGCTTTGGAGCACGAAAAGTTGCTAGGGCAGCTCGGTGAAAATCCCGCCTCCATGCTGCTGAAACTTAATCAACCGTGCGATCAACTGATCAAGTATTGCTACTGGCTAGGAGCGGAAGTTCCTTGTTCCAAATATTTTCAGGTTACGAAAACCCACGTCGGATTTTGCTGCTCTTTCAATGCCGACAAATCGATGTATGTTGGCCAGAAGGCAAACTCGCGCAATACTGGCCCGGTGAACATTAGACTTTCGGGCGCTGGGAAGCACGTGGGGCTCTCCGTAACGGTGGATATTCAACCAGGAAACTACATGGCACCGATAAAGTCATTTTACGGGGCAGAAGTTTTCGTACACAATCCTCAGGATTTTCCAGCGGATTCGGATTTCGAGGATACCTTACAACCAGGATGGGATGTAGATTTGTGTGTTACTCCCTTGCCAATTAGCAGCAGTAGTTCGCTGAGGCGAGTCCCCTTGGAACAGAGGCAGTGCTTCATGGAAAACGAGGGCAAACTACAATCGAACAGTCAGTTCAGTTTGAACCTCTGCATGTCTGAGTGTCGGTTGAGAACAATCATCAGGCTATGCAAGTGTGTTCCATTTTTTTATGCTGATTTCA ATATTACCGAAGCGGAGAATGTACCACTTTGCACTCTACAAAGTGTCGACTGTTTGAGGCATTTCAGAA AGTATTTTTATAGTCTTCGACCGCCACCAGGAGTTTCTGGTCAACAAGAAGCGAACATGAATCTTGGTATGGATTGTGATTGTATGCCTTCTTGTAAATTTCTG AATtacaacgttcagagtattgcCAGTAAACGGAAGCCGGGTTCACTCAATTCATCTTATTT TGGTGGTCGCAATGTTACAAACTACGCAACTTTACATGTACACTTCAAGGACCTGTACTGCGTGAAATATCGGCGGGAAGCATTTATGACCTGGGACTCATTGTTGGCTGCTTTTGGAGGTATTCTCGGGCTCTGTATGGGAGGATCGGTACTAAGCATTGTAGAGCTGCTTTACTACTTTACTGTGAAACCATTTACCCTCTACCAGCTGGGGGTTCAAGAGAAGCAGCTAGCGGAAACAACAAAGCCACCGTTTTACAGGCGGAAACATACTGCGTGTCGCATGTTCAACCCACCACGCTATCCGATCGGATACTTCGAAAGGAAGAATGTTATCTTTCGGGAGAAAATGTACGAAAAGGTTCGAAAAAGGATCACCGCTTTCAAACAGCAACAGCAAACTCTGCAACCTGCGTTGGTAATTCCTGTATTCGAGGGGAACCGTCATCGAAATGAGCTAGGATTGGAGTTCGTATATTAA